One Purpureocillium takamizusanense chromosome 1, complete sequence genomic window carries:
- a CDS encoding uncharacterized protein (COG:S~EggNog:ENOG503NYQP), which yields MPRHDDNAQDDTSTNPGADVDMAEEASTAAHPEEETADNGADVSMAVEETAPPARTSFTSYLQSPIVNLLVGQGDKQTLLSAHQALLVQSPYFEAACQGFVDDGSVSRRHPPSSSHFP from the coding sequence ATGCcgcgccacgacgacaacgcgcAGGACGACACGTCGACCAAcccgggcgccgacgtggacatGGCTGAGGAGGCGAGCACCGCGGCGCAtccggaggaggagacggccgacaACGGAGCAGACGTTTCCATGGCtgtcgaggagacggcccCGCCCGCGCGAACGAGCTTCACCAGCTACCTCCAGAGCCCAATCGTGAACCTGCTGGTCGGTCAAGGCGACAAGCAGACGCTCCTCTCGGCGCATCAGGCGCTACTAGTGCAGAGCCCGTACTTTGAGGCTGCCTGCCAGGGTttcgtcgatgatggcaGCGTGAGTCGCCGTcaccccccttcctcctcccactTTCCTTGA
- a CDS encoding uncharacterized protein (COG:S~EggNog:ENOG503NYQP), which translates to MRPRQIELPDMNLETVGSFLEFLYTGEYFPKKLPGQRVLESDPSLPAVDDTGVHLLKHARLYTLAEKFGMTNLRSLASSKIHCVNSTAKGEITYARYVYANTSNDDRTVRAPIASFWATRSHTLRAEAEDEFKSLCLEYPQFGYDVLTRVLDDKLKRERNEKMHPATGSGRKRARHSSGGGGSGA; encoded by the exons ATGCGC cCCCGACAAATCGAGCTCCCCGACATGAACCTCGAGACGGTGGGCTCATTCCTCGAGTTCCTCTACACGGGCGAATACTTCCCCAAGAAGCTGCCCGGCCAGCGCGTCTTGGAGTCCGACCCCAGCctgccggccgtcgacgacacggGCGTCCACCTGCTCAAGCACGCGCGCCTGTACACCTTGGCCGAGAAGTTCGGCATGACGAACCTGCGGTCGCTGGCCAGCTCCAAGATCCACTGCGTCAACTCCACCGCCAAGGGCGAGATCACGTATGCCCGCTACGTCTACGCCAACaccagcaacgacgacaggACGGTCCGCGCGCCGATTGCGAGCTTCTGGGCTACGCGCTCGCACACGCTGcgtgccgaggccgaggacgagttcAAGTCGCTCTGCCTGGAGTATCCCCAGTTCGGATACGACGTCCTCA cgcgcgtcctcgacgacaagctgAAGCGGGAGCGCAACGAGAAAATGCATCCGGCGACGGGGAGCGGGCGAAAGAGGGCGAGACAcagcagtggcggcggcggcagtggcgcgTAG
- a CDS encoding uncharacterized protein (EggNog:ENOG503P0CN~antiSMASH:Cluster_1.2~COG:E), which translates to MFGLEMADRSGRASSSSSSSSSSVGGGGGAPTWPASLDLALFSRLFKPARHLSCRPDIASNRLPCIMGHKVSASSPDSPTIAIIGAGLTGLLAAHGLYKNGFNAVVFDRDPGPDARERDWTMLMHWALPMLEELLPEDIVGDLPQAFCNPHLEFNEEVESLPCYNALTGDMLFRSPTPGARRVSRQALRRLFTRGVDIRWNKALSRLSKTEDGMGVILEFEDGHRFEAERVLGADGVSSKTRALLAGAERARPQRSGFLFATGITRYGDAEKTEAILQTHPVAALVMGTSSVGAVGTMAVDDPQDKSTWTTFWVKIWRGKPVHLRDQEALDYIGRETRALSGVFQSAIDWTPEGSRVFIDEMKYWVPVSWDNLGGRATLAGDAAHPMLIYRGQGLQHCITDVRNYVDSLVQVRGGGAKAAKAMQDFDDEVVARGAKAVRQSLQEAEKSFDLETIRKMLMVTQGHGRSA; encoded by the exons ATGTTTGGCCTCGAAATGGCGGACAGatcggggcgggcgagcagcagcagcagcagcagcagcagcagcgtcggcggcggcggcggcgcgccgacatggccggcctCCCTGGACCTGGCGTTGTTTTCTCGCCTCTTTAAACCTGCGAGACATCTATCTTGCCGTCCTGATATTGCCTCAAACAGACTGCCTTGCATAATGGGCCACAAAGTGAGCGCCAGCTCTCCTGACTCGCCGACGATAGCCATCATCGGGGCGGGACTGACGGGCCTCCTTGCGGCGCATGGTCTGTACAAG AATGGTttcaacgccgtcgtcttcgacaGAGATCCTGGGCCTGATGCGCGAGAGCGGGACTGGACGATGCTCATGCATTGGGCCCTGCCgatgctcgaggagctgcttcCGGAAGACATCGTGGGCGACCTGCCACAAGCTTTCTGCAACCCGCATCTGGAGTTCAACGAGGAAGTGGAGAGCCTTCCATGCTACAACGCGCTCACGGGGGACATGCTGTTCCGGAGCCCGACGCCCGGAGCTCGGCGAGTAAGCCGGCAGGCGCTCCGGCGGTTGTTCACGCGCGGCGTAGACATCCGCTGGAACAAGGCGCTATCGCGGCTGAGCAAGACGGAAGACGGCATGGGCGTGATATTGGAATTTGAGGACGGCCACAGGTTTGAAGCGGAGCGGGTGCTTGGCGCGGACGGGGTGTCGTCCAAGACCCGGGCACTGTtggccggcgcggagcgggcgcggccgcagcggtCCGGGTTCCTGTTCGCGACGGGTATCACGCGATACGGGGACGCGGAAAAGACAGAGGCCATCTTGCAAACGCATCCCGTGGCGGCTTTGGTGATGGGCACAAGCTCGGTTGGGGCAGTGGGCA CGATGGCGGTCGATGACCCGCAAGATAAGTCGACTTGGACGACGTTCTGGGTTAAGATCTGGCGCGGCAAGCCGGTGCATCTGCGGGACcaggaggcgctcgactACATCGGCCGGGAGACCAGGGCCCTGTCGGGGGTGTTCCAGTCAGCCATTGACTGGACGCCCGAGGGCAGCCGCGTCTTCATCGACGAGATGAAGTACTGGGTGCCGGTTTCGTGGGACAacctgggcgggcgggcgacgctggcgggGGACGCGGCGCACCCGATGCTGATAT ACCGCGGCCAAGGACTCCAGCATTGCATCACCGACGTGCGCAACTATGTGGACAGCCTGGTGCAggttcgcggcggcggggccaaggcggccaaggcgatgcaggactttgacgacgaggtggtTGCGCGCGGGGCCAAGGCGGTGCGGCAGTCGCTGCAGGAGGCGGAGAAGTCGTTCGACCTGGAGACGATTCGTAAGATGCTCATGGTGACACAAGGACACGGGCGAAGCGCCTGA
- a CDS encoding uncharacterized protein (EggNog:ENOG503P0CN~antiSMASH:Cluster_1.2~COG:E) yields MFGLEMADRSGRASSSSSSSSSSVGGGGGAPTWPASLDLALFSRLFKPARHLSCRPDIASNRLPCIMGHKVSASSPDSPTIAIIGAGLTGLLAAHGLYKNGFNAVVFDRDPGPDARERDWTMLMHWALPMLEELLPEDIVGDLPQAFCNPHLEFNEEVESLPCYNALTGDMLFRSPTPGARRVSRQALRRLFTRGVDIRWNKALSRLSKTEDGMGVILEFEDGHRFEAERVLGADGVSSKTRALLAGAERARPQRSGFLFATGITRYGDAEKTEAILQTHPVAALVMGTSSVGAVGTMAVDDPQDKSTWTTFWVKIWRGKPVHLRDQEALDYIGRETRALSGVFQSAIDWTPEGSRVFIDEMKYWVPVSWDNLGGRATLAGDAAHPMLICEFSCTRPGGRAR; encoded by the exons ATGTTTGGCCTCGAAATGGCGGACAGatcggggcgggcgagcagcagcagcagcagcagcagcagcagcgtcggcggcggcggcggcgcgccgacatggccggcctCCCTGGACCTGGCGTTGTTTTCTCGCCTCTTTAAACCTGCGAGACATCTATCTTGCCGTCCTGATATTGCCTCAAACAGACTGCCTTGCATAATGGGCCACAAAGTGAGCGCCAGCTCTCCTGACTCGCCGACGATAGCCATCATCGGGGCGGGACTGACGGGCCTCCTTGCGGCGCATGGTCTGTACAAG AATGGTttcaacgccgtcgtcttcgacaGAGATCCTGGGCCTGATGCGCGAGAGCGGGACTGGACGATGCTCATGCATTGGGCCCTGCCgatgctcgaggagctgcttcCGGAAGACATCGTGGGCGACCTGCCACAAGCTTTCTGCAACCCGCATCTGGAGTTCAACGAGGAAGTGGAGAGCCTTCCATGCTACAACGCGCTCACGGGGGACATGCTGTTCCGGAGCCCGACGCCCGGAGCTCGGCGAGTAAGCCGGCAGGCGCTCCGGCGGTTGTTCACGCGCGGCGTAGACATCCGCTGGAACAAGGCGCTATCGCGGCTGAGCAAGACGGAAGACGGCATGGGCGTGATATTGGAATTTGAGGACGGCCACAGGTTTGAAGCGGAGCGGGTGCTTGGCGCGGACGGGGTGTCGTCCAAGACCCGGGCACTGTtggccggcgcggagcgggcgcggccgcagcggtCCGGGTTCCTGTTCGCGACGGGTATCACGCGATACGGGGACGCGGAAAAGACAGAGGCCATCTTGCAAACGCATCCCGTGGCGGCTTTGGTGATGGGCACAAGCTCGGTTGGGGCAGTGGGCA CGATGGCGGTCGATGACCCGCAAGATAAGTCGACTTGGACGACGTTCTGGGTTAAGATCTGGCGCGGCAAGCCGGTGCATCTGCGGGACcaggaggcgctcgactACATCGGCCGGGAGACCAGGGCCCTGTCGGGGGTGTTCCAGTCAGCCATTGACTGGACGCCCGAGGGCAGCCGCGTCTTCATCGACGAGATGAAGTACTGGGTGCCGGTTTCGTGGGACAacctgggcgggcgggcgacgctggcgggGGACGCGGCGCACCCGATGCTGATATGTGAGTTTTCCTGCACCCGACCCGGGGGCCGGGCCCGATGA
- a CDS encoding uncharacterized protein (EggNog:ENOG503P0CN~antiSMASH:Cluster_1.2~COG:E), whose product MLMHWALPMLEELLPEDIVGDLPQAFCNPHLEFNEEVESLPCYNALTGDMLFRSPTPGARRVSRQALRRLFTRGVDIRWNKALSRLSKTEDGMGVILEFEDGHRFEAERVLGADGVSSKTRALLAGAERARPQRSGFLFATGITRYGDAEKTEAILQTHPVAALVMGTSSVGAVGTMAVDDPQDKSTWTTFWVKIWRGKPVHLRDQEALDYIGRETRALSGVFQSAIDWTPEGSRVFIDEMKYWVPVSWDNLGGRATLAGDAAHPMLIYRGQGLQHCITDVRNYVDSLVQVRGGGAKAAKAMQDFDDEVVARGAKAVRQSLQEAEKSFDLETIRKMLMVTQGHGRSA is encoded by the exons ATGCTCATGCATTGGGCCCTGCCgatgctcgaggagctgcttcCGGAAGACATCGTGGGCGACCTGCCACAAGCTTTCTGCAACCCGCATCTGGAGTTCAACGAGGAAGTGGAGAGCCTTCCATGCTACAACGCGCTCACGGGGGACATGCTGTTCCGGAGCCCGACGCCCGGAGCTCGGCGAGTAAGCCGGCAGGCGCTCCGGCGGTTGTTCACGCGCGGCGTAGACATCCGCTGGAACAAGGCGCTATCGCGGCTGAGCAAGACGGAAGACGGCATGGGCGTGATATTGGAATTTGAGGACGGCCACAGGTTTGAAGCGGAGCGGGTGCTTGGCGCGGACGGGGTGTCGTCCAAGACCCGGGCACTGTtggccggcgcggagcgggcgcggccgcagcggtCCGGGTTCCTGTTCGCGACGGGTATCACGCGATACGGGGACGCGGAAAAGACAGAGGCCATCTTGCAAACGCATCCCGTGGCGGCTTTGGTGATGGGCACAAGCTCGGTTGGGGCAGTGGGCA CGATGGCGGTCGATGACCCGCAAGATAAGTCGACTTGGACGACGTTCTGGGTTAAGATCTGGCGCGGCAAGCCGGTGCATCTGCGGGACcaggaggcgctcgactACATCGGCCGGGAGACCAGGGCCCTGTCGGGGGTGTTCCAGTCAGCCATTGACTGGACGCCCGAGGGCAGCCGCGTCTTCATCGACGAGATGAAGTACTGGGTGCCGGTTTCGTGGGACAacctgggcgggcgggcgacgctggcgggGGACGCGGCGCACCCGATGCTGATAT ACCGCGGCCAAGGACTCCAGCATTGCATCACCGACGTGCGCAACTATGTGGACAGCCTGGTGCAggttcgcggcggcggggccaaggcggccaaggcgatgcaggactttgacgacgaggtggtTGCGCGCGGGGCCAAGGCGGTGCGGCAGTCGCTGCAGGAGGCGGAGAAGTCGTTCGACCTGGAGACGATTCGTAAGATGCTCATGGTGACACAAGGACACGGGCGAAGCGCCTGA
- a CDS encoding uncharacterized protein (COG:S~antiSMASH:Cluster_1.2~EggNog:ENOG503NZFC) has product MEEEPHDSDTGQPPPPPQLSQHRYEQQPQQQPQSQQKPRPQQQQQPQQPQQQYYHHYQQQLQQQQQQQQQQQQRQQHARDSSPTPTLATIEAPTIEVASQPGEEDEFDLTDDPFNDGSTSVTSSVYACTYERGRRYQCFKNGRYPIPNDDQEQDREDMKHAMLMELTDGTLFFSPIGDNPQSILDIGTGTGIWAIEVGDQYPSAKVCGIDLTPIQPLWVPPNVEFLVDDCEQDWLVRNVDLVHFRFMAVILKDISIVMEHAYESLRPGGWIEFQELMGVPGCDDDTMPEDDPFVRLYATAGKAWAKLGLSTTIAADLEGYLRDAGFTNVHCKVLKVPIGVWAKDKTMRLIGLYQKRAVDEFISTFAGRPFEALGLDPTAVQVDIALARQAIDDISVHRYFPYYFWYAQKPATTADYGT; this is encoded by the exons atggaggaggagccccACGATAGTGAcaccggccagccgccgccgccgccccaactGTCACAGCACCGGTATGAGCAACAGCCGCAACAACAGCCGCAATCGCAACAGAAGCCGCgaccacaacaacaacaacaaccacaaCAACCACAACAACAGTATTACCATCATTATCAACAACAactacaacaacaacaacaacaacaacaacaacaacaacaacgacagcaGCATGCGCGCGACTCGAGCCCCACGCCCACGCTTGCCACCATCGAGGCCCCAACCATCGAGGTGGCCAGCCAacccggcgaggaggacgaatTCGACCTCACCGACGATCCCTTCAACGATGGCTCCACGAGCGTCACCTCGAGCGTCTACGCTTGCACCTAtgagcgcgggcgccgctACCAATGCTTCAAAAACGGCCGCTACCCCATCcccaacgacgaccaggAGCAGGACCGCGAGGACATGAAGCACGCCATGCTCATGGAGCTGACGGACGGCAcgctcttcttctctcccATAGGGGACAACCCACAGTCGATTCTGGATATTGGCACGGGGACGG GCATCTGGGCGATTGAAG TCGGAGACCAGTACCCCAGCGCAAAAGTCTGCGGCATCGACCTGACCCCGATACAGCCGCTATGGGTGCCCCCCAACGTCGagttcctcgtcgacgactgCGAGCAGGACTGGCTGGTGCGGaacgtcgacctcgtccacTTTCGCTTCATGGCCGTGATCCTCAAGGACATAAGCATCGTCATGGAGCATGCGTACGA GTCCCTAAGACCCGGCGGCTGGATCGAGTTCCAGGAGCTCATGGGCGTGCccggctgcgacgacgacacgatgCCCGAAGACGACCCCTTCGTGCGCCTCTACGCCACGGCCGGAAAGGCGTGGGCCAAGCTCGGGCTAAGCACCACCATCgcggccgacctcgaggggTACCTGCGCGACGCGGGCTTCACCAACGTGCACTGCAAGGTGCTCAAGGTGCCCATCGGCGTCTgggccaaggacaagaccATGCGCCTCATCGGCCTCTACcagaagcgcgccgtcgacgagttcATATCCACCTTTGCCGGCAGGCCCTTTGAGGCCCTCGGCCTGGACCCCACGGCCGTGCAGGTCGACATCGCCCTGGCGCGACaggccatcgacgacatTTCCGTACACAGGTACTTTCCCTATTATTTCTGGTACGCACagaagccggcgacgaccgccgaCTATGGTACATGA
- a CDS encoding uncharacterized protein (antiSMASH:Cluster_1.2), whose translation MAVSRTCRKGCPYGDPISGPCSRCLARDAWRIAVCYDLRNLGDTLLESFFALAVAMEADAQEDPAADTADYEEHAGSVRENLYARMRRDFDAMRAGDSAFSWDDGMVPNVDLEFGDVVEQMMWAKGGCPDLSEGDFVLMFNWLMGHVGERVLRHRQEFLAMLRWANLNIAMVE comes from the coding sequence ATGGCCGTTAGTCGTACGTGCCGCAAAGGTTGCCCATACGGCGACCCCATCAGCGGGCCCTGCAGCcgctgcctcgcccgcgacgcatGGCGTATAGCCGTGTGCTACGATCTGCGCAACCTCGGCGATACGCTGCTCGAGAGCTTTTTCGCCCTTGCTGTGGCCATGGAGGCCGATGCGCAGGAGGACCCGGCAGCCGACACGGCCGACTATGAAGAGCACGCTGGAAGCGTGCGCGAGAACCTGTACGCGCGCATGCGGCGTGACTTCGATGCCATGCGTGCCGGAGACAGTGCCTTCAGCTGGGACGACGGAATGGTCCCCAACGTGGACCTCGAATTTGGCGATGTAGTGGAGCAGATGATGTGGGCGAAAGGGGGATGCCCGGATCTGTCGGAGGGCGACTTTGTACTCATGTTCAACTGGTTGATGGGTCATGTCGGCGAAAGGGTACTACGTCACAGGCAAGAGTTCCTGGCCATGTTGCGCTGGGCGAACCTGAATATAGCCATGGTGGAGTGA
- a CDS encoding uncharacterized protein (antiSMASH:Cluster_1.2), whose product MCGLAGKDGSAKGGGLHLVAADRRSSARLPVPPPPSLVSLVRPRMSNEALFVGGQRTLEWVPDGSLPASSLNSRPHHTPNLAQALCSSPPSFSAALPSGSGR is encoded by the coding sequence ATGTGTGGACTGGCAGGCAAAGACGGCAGCGCTAAAGGTGGCGGCCTCCacctcgtggcggccgacaGACGGAGCTCGGCACGCCTCcccgtccctcctcccccaaGCCTCGTCAGTCTGGTCCGTCCACGCATGAGCAACGAGGCCTTGTTTGTTGGAGGGCAACGGACGCTGGAGTGGGTGCCAGATGGCAGCCTCcctgcctcgtcgctgaATTCAAGACCCCACCACACCCCGAACCTCGCTCAAGCTTTGTGCAGCTCACCACCCTCTTTCAGCGCGGCGTTGCCTTCCGGCTCAGGTCGTTGA
- a CDS encoding uncharacterized protein (EggNog:ENOG503PYDE~antiSMASH:Cluster_1.2): protein MASAGAAPPSTSVPVAFAPVMAPEKLSVTTAIIGLLAVGGRTIDAIWDLNLPATKVTPYLNQALQEIKQARSTVHILYKTFALLESARLPFPQRGTWIAVDDLIATLTDTVLAFSDLQTLCAQLEAQRQGLLVSDATTPSCNAGDADCGQRITALCARIRWHNLSMTMMMTILKCPGEADAHNARVGLEHRMTRLLTSNTVLAARMRQLDDVFDEGRINRESLPHYSPPAHLSQSSQQHRRHSPQRSASVTTPSGAVDPSSSPPPPGADDITSVPSSPTRTRVQTPLSGYTLAGIPVLSIIPLPITTIEIFDGPDVYTFAYARRVGRDLGELMQCQAGQGTTRSLGVVLGRSATGSDAAGSFSTGGSSTSTTGANSIGGCEPAVLLQEPSPPPQEDRDGHLQHEQQEQQQEESPVKKKRLRFRKIVNVKHRWRAF from the exons ATGGCCTCggcaggcgcagcgccgccatcgacatcgGTCCCGGTCGCCTTCGCCCCAGTCATGGCGCCCGAGAAGCTCTCCGTGACCACAGCCATcatcggcctcctcgccgtgggTGGCCGCACGATTGACGCCATCTGGGATCTCAACTTGCCGGCTACCAAAGTCACGCCGTACCTCAACCAGGCACTGCAGGAGATCAAGCAGGCCCGCTCGACGGTCCACATCCTCTACAAGACATTTGCGCTCCTCGAGTCGGCGCGGCTGCCCTTCCCACAACGCGGCACGTGgatcgccgtcgacgacctcatCGCTACCCTCACCGACaccgtcctcgccttctcTGACCTGCAGACCCTCTGtgcgcagctcgaggcgcagcggcaAGGCCTCCTCGTGTCGGATGCGACCACGCCCTCGTGCAAcgctggcgatgccgactGTGGCCAGAGGATAACCGCGCTGTGCGCCCGCATCCGGTGGCACAACCTgtccatgacgatgatgatgacgattCTCAAATG TCCAGGCGAAGCCGATGCCCATAACGCCAGGGTGGGGCTCGAGCACCGCATGACACGCCTGCTCACTTCCAACACCGTTCTCGCCGCTCGTatgcgccagctcgacgacgtctttGACGAAGGCCGCATCAACAGGGAGTCCCTACCGCACTActcaccgcccgcccacctttCGCAATCATCTCAgcagcatcgacggcacTCACCTCAGAGGTCGGCCTCCGTGACGACGCCATCTGGAGCAGTGGacccctcgtcgtcgcccccgccgcccggggccgacgacatcacgTCCGTGCCCTCATCTCCCACGCGCACCCGTGTCCAGACTCCCCTCTCCGGCTATACACTCGCCGGCATCCCCGTCCTGTCCATAATCCCTCTGCCCATCACCACTATTGAAATCTTCGACGGGCCCGATGTCTACACGTTCGCCTACGCCcgtcgcgtcggccgcgatCTTGGGGAGCTGATGCAGTGCCAGGCTGGCCAGGGCACAACCCGCtccctcggcgtcgtgctcggGCGATCCGCCACCGGCTCGGATGCAGCCGGCAGCTTCAGCactggcggcagcagcacctctACTACCGGTGCCAACAGTATTGGAGGCTGTGAGCCCGCGGTACTGCTACAGGAGCCatccccaccaccacaggAAGATCGGGATGGCCACTTGCAGCACGAACagcaggaacagcagcaaGAGGAGTCTCCAGTCAAAAAGAAGAGACTGCGGTTTCGCAAAATTGTCAACGTTAAACATCGATGGCGAGCTTTTTGA
- a CDS encoding uncharacterized protein (EggNog:ENOG503P0SJ~antiSMASH:Cluster_1.2~SECRETED:SignalP(1-16~SECRETED:cutsite=AIA-QR~SECRETED:prob=0.8245)), whose protein sequence is MRFTNIALAVATTAIAQRPSDTPICDYYTKALLKENNATNQATLLTLLVNTVVIGNYTMPNTGVMVPGILAKGMQDGQEVNLLPYFTGGLKSTNKNGQAASVNFLDGGGAEPLKKNMPANDKSSRQYFLLTHLYQFFGSLLGCSMQGMTGFDAYMGHTSMYEVHKFMGLGKAEMDYFIAQVAMAAKSFGVADDDIKAVGEALNNAFNMRCAAPTAVLKTAKPELQAICIADDCTKAKNATCDAYAKVMKPEPVSSPSSSSSMMMSSMTASSSMMMPTGTQMSGSMTGTMMPTGTSMPTSVPTAGAGQAGLNIAAAAAGILAFVL, encoded by the exons ATGCGGTTCACAAACAttgcgctggccgtggcgacaACTGCCATCGCGCAGCGTCCCAGTGACACGCCCATCTGCGACTACTACACGAAGGCGCTCCTAAAGGAGAACAATGCGACGAACCAGGCTACTCTTCTGACGCTCCTGGTGAACACGGTCGTCATCGGGAACT ATACCATGCCCAACACCGGCGTCATGGTCCCTGGTATTCTGGCCAAGGGCATGCAGGACGGTCAGGAAGTCAATCTGCTGCCATACTTCACCGGGGGACTCAAGAGCACCAACAAGAACGGCCAGGCTGCCAGCGTCAACTTCCTGGACGGAGGCGGTGCGGAGCCCCTGAAGAAGAACATGCCGGCCAACGACAAGA GCTCTCGACAATA CTTCCTCCTCACTCATCTGTACCAGTTCTTCGGCTCGCTGCTTGGCTGCTCCATGCAGGGGATGACGGGCTTTGACGCTTACATGGGCCACACGTCCATGTACGA gGTTCACAAGTTCATGGGCCTGGGCAAGGCCGAGATGGACTACTTCATCGCGCAagtcgccatggccgccaagtcctttggcgtcgccgacgacgacatcaaggccgtcggcgaggcgctcaacaATGCCTTCAAcatgcgctgcgccgcgcccacggccgTGCTCAAGACGGCCAAGCCCGAGCTCCAGGCCATATGCATCGCCGATGACTGCACCAAGGCTAAGAACGCGACGTGCGACGCGTACGCCAAGGTGATGAAGCCCGAGCCCGTGtcgtccccctcctcctcgtcttcaatgatgatgtcgagcatgactgcgtcgtcgtcgatgatgatgcctaCGGGGACGCAGATGAGCGGCAGCATGACGGGCACGATGATGCCGACCGGTACTTCGATGCCAACTTCTGTGCCCACGGCTGGGGCTGGCCAGGCTGGCCTTAACAttgccgctgcagcagccggcaTCCTTGCCTTTGTGCTCTGA